GCTAATCCAGGGTTGATAAAACTCACCTATCCATTCTTTTAATAAAATATGCTCCTGCTTTTTTACCTCATCGACCAACAGTTGGCGGGTGGGCTCAAAATCGAGATCAAGCAACAACTTGTTATCGCCCTCGATTAGAAAAACGTACCTGGGCAAGCGGTACTGCTTCCGAATTAAATCGGCTGTGACAGCAGCAGGTAAATACTCCTTTCGTAAAACCCACTGGGCAGGACTAACAATCAGGTTCCTATAAACAAGGCGCGGTAGGTAAGGCAACTGATTAAAATTTCCCCAAGACCAAGCTAAGGTTGGCATTTCAGCCGATTGAACGGCCGCTAAAAACTGATATACTTCGTCCCCATACCAGGAATTATGGGCGTTGCTGTGGCGGGGTCGAATCCGCTTTCCACTATGTTTGTGGCGAAGTATTACTGATTCATCGTCGGTTACAGAGACAACAATATCCGACAATAATATGGTATGCTCGTCGGACACACCGGCTAACGTCAAGTACGGAATTTCTACGTTACGGAGCACAGGACGCGCAACGACATTGCCCGCTCGGAGAGGAGAAGTCGGTAGGTGAACCAGCTCCGCCAGTAGGTCGTCTGGATATTGCGCCTGTTCCCAAGAGCACAATTGCTGAACCTCGCTGCATAAATCGGAATGACCTTGGCAAAACCGGCCCAAAAAGTAAGCCGCGGAACCGCAAATTGTTGAATTAAGAACGAATCGCCAATTTTCGGAAAGTTCATTAGCAGCACTTCCAAAATGGTTAGTAAATAATTCACCATGCAAGTACCAGGAAGGCGGAAAATGAGTAAGATTATTCGTCTCAAGTGTCAATAAATCAGCTTCTGTAATTTCAATTTCATCCAAATTTTCCAGGACGTAACGGCTATATAGACGCTCCCGTAGTGGTTGTAAATGTACCTGTTGGGAATGGGTAGAAGAAGTGTCTTTGAATAAATCGCTCAGTAAAGAAAAACCCGTTAGGTTGCCAGACACAAAGCCAACGCCTACCTCAGGATCAAGAGCCGTTAACAAATCAATCTCTTGACGATCAAAACGATCTTTAAATCGCCTGGCAAATTCTTTTAGGGGAGACGCGGTAGGGTATTGTAATAAGGGAAGGAGCCGACTGAACTGCGTAGTAATATGACGCAGGGTTGCAGAAGACAACTCTAAATGGGTGGGAACGAAAAACAAATCTGTTTGAACTAGGGCATCAGTGCGATCAACGGATTGGTTCTGGACTAACGCTTTAAATGTCGATTGCACCCGCTCCAAATTGGCGAGTTTAATCGGTGAATCTAAAAGGCTATGGTTCGCCTGGATAAGCTGTTGCTGAAGAGTACTGGCCGAGGGGATTTGCTCCAGTCGATCTAATAAATAATTAGTCATTCCCGCTCCCGTGACCGGTAATGTTAGATTGCTGATCAAAAACTGATCGTCAATCAGATGATTAATATACTCAATAACTTCCGGTTGATTGGTTATACCATACAGCAGCGTTAGCTCACTATAAGTAGCCCAGCCACGCTCGATGAGGTAGTTAACCAGTACATCTAAATCTGGGGTAGAGGGTAGGGAAGAGAGAACAATTTTTTGGTCGTGCAAACTGCCCGTTCGTTCTGAAAACCGGTATTGATCGCCCACTCTGTATAGGCTATTATTTAGCCGGTATTGAAGTAAAGAGCGAATGGAAACGTCCTTGGTCAACGCTTCACTGACTGTTAATGGAATGAGGCTATCCAGGCGACTGACGGTGGTCCAGGGACTTTGACCAAACTCGATTCGATTGAATTGATCTATTTTGCCTAAACCCACTCCGGCGAACAGGCCATAAGGAGTAGACCGGCCATAGGATCGAAGGACATAACGCCACAAGGCTTTCTGTAGGGCTTTTCCCAACTCCTTGTCCTGTGAAGTTTGCCAAGTCTCGTAGAGATCAGGCGAGGCTAAAAATATAGCTTCTGCAACCCACTTTTGATCAAGTAAATTGAGCAAAAGATTAGTCTGCTCGGAGGTCGGGTTCTGCAAACTCTTATTGATGAGATCAATAAGTTGACTAATGGAACGAACCGGTAGCCGAAGGGCAAAAAAAGAAAAGTGATCAAACGCTACACTCATACAAAACTAAACCCGGCAGCAGCGCAGCTCAACGCACTACTGCCGGGTTTTACAGACTTTTCACTAAATAGTCGAAACGATTGTTCCTCCCGAACCTCCGCATCCCGTCCGGCCTTGAGAAGAGGAAGTTTTGACTTCCATGCGTGACTTGATTGTTTTTTTAAGAGCGGGTTTAAAGCGATTCAATGTGTTCATAACTGTAATTAGTTGGATTATTTCATCCACAAAGTAGTAGAGAAAATCCATAGAAAAAAAGTATTTATACCCAACCGGTCATGTCGATAGTAGTACCTGAACCAATTTTGGATGGGTGATTTAGGGAGGAGGCCTGACGGGTAGCGATCCGGCGTTTTACAGTTTGAAATCGAAAGGGGGGAGTCTTTTGTTTCATAGTTGTTTTTTGGCACAAAATGCAAACTAATTAATTAGCTAAGGCTAAATAATTGGTGAATGCGCAGATTAAGGGGGTGAGGGGGTGAATTCAAAGTGTAATTACCCTACAAATCCATTAAGAACATCCCCATTCCTAAGCTTAATCGAATTGCATTAATGTTTGGCGAACCGCGTCCCGAAATGTTACACCAATCGGCAACTCTTCTCCGCTAAACAATAAAATTGAGTTAGCAGTAACCCTTTTCGTTTGATCAATCCGAATGATATACTTTCGATTGATCCGTATAAAGGCATCTGAGGGTAACTTATTCTCCAGCTGAGTAACCGTCATTTTAGATAAAATGGGTTTGCTCCCCCTTGGTATCGTATAAATTTTTACGTAGTTATCCAGCGCTTCAACAAAGTTGATGGACTCTAACGGGATATTGTTGGTGTCCCTTCCGACGCGAACGGATAAGAGCTTTGATGACAAGTTAACATTTCCTTGTTCATCGTATGTGCTAAGGTTACTTCTTCGGGTTATGCCCAACCGTTCCTCTACGCGATGAATCGCTTTCTGAAAGCGATCAAAAAATATGGGTTTTTCTAAAAAGTCAACTACGTTGTGTTCATAACCTTTTAATGCGTATTCACGAAAAGCCGTAGTCACAACAACCAGTGGAACCGGTGGTTGTAATAATTCTAAAAATTCAAATCCACTAAGGCCTGGCATGCGGATATCCAACAGCAACATATCGGGC
Above is a window of Spirosoma sp. SC4-14 DNA encoding:
- a CDS encoding lantibiotic dehydratase; the encoded protein is MSVAFDHFSFFALRLPVRSISQLIDLINKSLQNPTSEQTNLLLNLLDQKWVAEAIFLASPDLYETWQTSQDKELGKALQKALWRYVLRSYGRSTPYGLFAGVGLGKIDQFNRIEFGQSPWTTVSRLDSLIPLTVSEALTKDVSIRSLLQYRLNNSLYRVGDQYRFSERTGSLHDQKIVLSSLPSTPDLDVLVNYLIERGWATYSELTLLYGITNQPEVIEYINHLIDDQFLISNLTLPVTGAGMTNYLLDRLEQIPSASTLQQQLIQANHSLLDSPIKLANLERVQSTFKALVQNQSVDRTDALVQTDLFFVPTHLELSSATLRHITTQFSRLLPLLQYPTASPLKEFARRFKDRFDRQEIDLLTALDPEVGVGFVSGNLTGFSLLSDLFKDTSSTHSQQVHLQPLRERLYSRYVLENLDEIEITEADLLTLETNNLTHFPPSWYLHGELFTNHFGSAANELSENWRFVLNSTICGSAAYFLGRFCQGHSDLCSEVQQLCSWEQAQYPDDLLAELVHLPTSPLRAGNVVARPVLRNVEIPYLTLAGVSDEHTILLSDIVVSVTDDESVILRHKHSGKRIRPRHSNAHNSWYGDEVYQFLAAVQSAEMPTLAWSWGNFNQLPYLPRLVYRNLIVSPAQWVLRKEYLPAAVTADLIRKQYRLPRYVFLIEGDNKLLLDLDFEPTRQLLVDEVKKQEHILLKEWIGEFYQPWISDGINQYVSELVIPVKTLLTTNDPLKPTLKRRATTRQRIIPPGQDWFYTKVYLNETYADQFLVSVLIPFIRQARKKGWVTNVFFIRYTDPNYHLRIRCQILPNKYGRLVTAWQKALQNDIQTGFVERFQLDTYIRELERYHPELIDDCEHIFAADSQCFLNWLEINTEASEEDRYRLALQSVDTLLTDFSLSINQKVDISRALQKLFFSEHTAVKVLKQKLNRKYRDYYRSFFTYSTLPTALLSERSQIVQPSVNNIRQYFSQLDQTSTYYSLLGSLIHMTLNRIFTAHQRKHEVVIYHFLARHYESLQARLAD
- a CDS encoding response regulator transcription factor; the protein is MNSIMPISCLIIDDEPLAQELLSDYVERIPYLHLLGKAQNSEQALRLCNQFQPDMLLLDIRMPGLSGFEFLELLQPPVPLVVVTTAFREYALKGYEHNVVDFLEKPIFFDRFQKAIHRVEERLGITRRSNLSTYDEQGNVNLSSKLLSVRVGRDTNNIPLESINFVEALDNYVKIYTIPRGSKPILSKMTVTQLENKLPSDAFIRINRKYIIRIDQTKRVTANSILLFSGEELPIGVTFRDAVRQTLMQFD